One genomic segment of Octopus sinensis unplaced genomic scaffold, ASM634580v1 Contig02042, whole genome shotgun sequence includes these proteins:
- the LOC118760933 gene encoding protein diaphanous homolog 1-like, whose product MNLAEEKRHPLREQTINQKKQMIRLNNSRSYTLSTLDPAAVISDLRMADHKGAKRLTLLRKLRVNIQSNKLQWIKSFGREGLIMLLSLVKKSISDALFEWSMCLQLINALVTTPDDWEFRHHLRAEFMRLGLGEMLDKCMFSTVDMCLEMLKKSSQGSTSEKSLTSILQHLIFIRDEPVICELYMKLIECCVGQIVLRKNNYDPDPAYKLFDFDMEQIICNFLYLLQDSFEGKLTENERIIEKLKTDYDDKLSTSLTSKTEAETNVSLLEAKVNMLENICRKKEQNETNELDLENVKTTPIKIVSEIKSSTDETLSPPPSQLIIQNTPILMENEDLSPSPVPLVIPDNPLSVENANIPASSEPMVIEKKSPSVSSDSPPSVENTNVPPPPEPMVIESKSPSVNSANVPPPPPPMVIRGKSPSVGNANVPPPPAPMVIGSKSPLVGSTNIPPPPAPMVIGGNSPSVGNANVPPPPPPMVIGGKSPSVGNANVPPPPPPMVIGGKSPSVGNANVPPPPGPMVKGGNSGSNVPPPPPFGMSGGNAPPPPMGNVIPNLVLPFGMKSKPTYPTTQPPTKRLNWDKVRPQTFKEESVWTKMNDENYVDDKLLEKTLQIFASKPNATIMFGQLRKSPDEIKQAFLAIDSPMLTLNLVEQFIKNLPSNDQLEMLKEIREEIDDLQDCEQCLAVAISSVTAASSEVVKSNKLSVLLNLILSVGNILNANSRNSDTYGFNVTFLTKARYFGKPVVVAHGEEGVVDSLLEALKSGSAFKKGPEQRKRRRPRSIFVFFILDDLLININC is encoded by the exons ATGAACTTGGCTGAAGAAAAGCGACATCCTCTTAGAGAACAAACTATAaatcaaaagaaacaaatgatCCGACTTAACAACAGTCGTTCTTACACT TTGTCGACCCTCGATCCAGCAGCAGTGATTTCCGACCTCAGAATGGCGGATCACAAGGGAGCTAAAAGACTCACTCTTTTACGGAAACTAAGAGTTAACATTCAAAGCAACAAATTGCA GTGGATAAAGTCATTTGGGAGAGAGGGATTGATAATGCTGTTAAGTTTGGTTAAAAAAAGCAT CAGTGACGCTTTATTCGAATGG TCAATGTGCCTCCAACTTATCAACGCGTTAGTGACCACACCCGACGATTGGGAATTCCGTCATCATTTGAGGGCGGAATTTATGCGTTTGGGATTGGGAGAGATGCTAGAT AAATGTATGTTTAGTACTGTTGACATGTGTTTGGAGATGCTCAAAAAGTCATCTCAGGGCTCAACCTCGGAAAAATCTCTGACTTCGATTTTGCAACATCTCATATTCATAAGGGATGAGCCAGTGATTTGTGAGTTATACATGAAACTGATCGAGTGCTGTGTTGGCCAAATTGTCCTCAGGAAAAACAACTATGACCCCGATCCGGCATATAAATTATTCGACTTTGACATGGAGCAAATTATTTGtaatttcttgtatttattgcaagattCTTTTGAGGGAAAACTGACAGAGAATGAAAGGATTATTGAGAAATTGAAAACTGATTATGACGACAAATTGTCGACCTCGCTCACATCAAAAACGGAGGCCGAAACTAATGTCTCCTTGCTTGAAGCCAAGGTTAACATGTTGGAGAACATTTGCAGGAAGAAAGAACAAAATgagact AATGAACTCGACTTGGAAAATGTTAAAACAACACCGATCAAAATCGTTAGTGAAATAAAGTCATCAACCGACGAGACCTTGTCTCCACCACCTTCTCAACTGATCATTCAAAACACCCCTATTTTGATGGAAAATGAAGATTTGTCGCCCTCACCAGTGCCACTTGTAATTCCAGATAATCCGCTTTCGGTGGAAAATGCAAATATTCCGGCCTCATCAGAACCGATGGTGATTGAAAAAAAGTCTCCTTCAGTGAGCAGTGATAGTCCCCCATCTGTTGAAAATACAAATGTTCCTCCCCCGCCAGAACCTATGGTGATTGAAAGCAAGTCCCCTTCAGTGAACAGTGCCAATGTTCCTCCCCCGCCACCACCAATGGTCATTAGAGGAAAGTCTCCTTCAGTGGGCAATGCTAATGTTCCGCCCCCACCAGCACCGATGGTGATTGGAAGCAAGTCTCCTTTAGTGGGCAGTACTAATATTCCTCCTCCACCAGCACCGATGGTCATTGGAGGAAATTCTCCTTCGGTGGGCAATGCTAATGttccgcccccaccaccaccgatgGTTATTGGAGGAAAATCCCCTTCAGTGGGCAATGCCAATGttccgcccccaccaccaccgatgGTCATTGGAGGAAAGTCCCCTTCAGTGGGCAATGCTAATGTACCGCCCCCGCCAGGACCGATGGTCAAAGGAGGAAACTCCGGTAGCAATGTTCCACCTCCTCCACCTTTTGGTATGAGTGGAGGTAATGCTCCACCTCCACCAATGGGAAATGTAATTCCTAATCTCGTTTTGCCATTTGGAATGAAATCAAAGCCAACATATCCCACAACCCAACCTCCCACCAAACGATTAAATTGGGATAAAGTGAGACCGCAAACCTTCAAAGAGGAAAGTGTGTGGACTAAAATGAACGATGAAAATTACGTTGATgacaaattattagaaaaaactcTACAGATATTTGCATCTAAACCTAATGCGA CGATTATGTTTGGACAACTAAGAAAGTCTCCTGATGAAATAAAACAAGCATTTCTTGCCATAGATTCGCCCATGTTGACACTGAACCTTGTTGAACAGTTCATTAAGAATCTCCCAAGCAATGACCAGTTGGAAATgctgaaagaaataagagaagaaatagaCGATTTGCAGGACTGTGAGCAGTGTTTGGCAGTT GCAATTTCCTCCGTGACTGCAGCTTCTTCTGAAGTTGTGAAAAGTAATAAGTTGAGTGTACTGCTCAACTTGATTCTTTCCGTGGGGAATATTCTCAATGCTAATTCACGGAACTCGGATACCTATGGCTTTAATGTTACATTTCTTACTAAGGCAAGATACTTTGGAAAACCTGTAGTTG TTGCACATGGGGAAGAAGGTGTTGTCGATTCGTTGCTTGAGGCTCTCAAATCTGGATCAGCTTTTAAGAAGGGACCTGAACAACGAAAAAGAAGACGCCCCCGAAGtatatttgtcttttttattttagatgatctgcttataaatataaactgttaA
- the LOC118760935 gene encoding probable glutaryl-CoA dehydrogenase, mitochondrial, translating into MILEISLGLLLCHRVAQIVDSTDWFVLNIYFSYPSTLISMAKRNSANKSLQICRTARDMLGANGIVDEFGVIRHVLNLESVNTYEGHVTIKYFRDL; encoded by the coding sequence ATGATCTTAGAAATCAGTCTTGGCCTGCTTCTTTGTCACCGTGTTGCTCAGATTGTGGATTCAACTGATTGGTTTGTgttgaatatttatttcagttatccTTCGACACTCATTTCTATGGCAAAACGCAATTCTGCGAATAAATCCCTTCAAATATGCCGAACTGCTCGAGACATGCTTGGTGCAAATGGAATTGTTGATGAGTTTGGTGTGATAAGACATGTCCTCAACCTCGAAAGTGTGAATACCTATGAAGGTCACGTGACTATCAAATATTTTAGGGACTTGTGA